One part of the Acidobacteriota bacterium genome encodes these proteins:
- a CDS encoding bifunctional (p)ppGpp synthetase/guanosine-3',5'-bis(diphosphate) 3'-pyrophosphohydrolase, whose translation MIRIEDVIEKVNANRPNADVDLIRRAYLFSALHHRGQTRASGEPYLVHPIEVAEILADMRLDEVSVSTGLLHDVVEDTLVDLDTIRSYFGDEITLLVDGLTKIAHISNLSKEKQQAENVRKMVLAMITDVRVVLIKLADRLHNMRTMQFLKPEKRARISQETLDIYAPIAHRLGMGKMRSELEDLSFQNLYPDDYKRLAKEVDARRPELEAALDKIKERIAIQLTEHEVPYVAIEGRVKRLYSLWKKLKKQKIMIEQVYDLIAARIITPNDRKYCYLTLSVIHDIWTPVPERFKDWIAIPRDNLYQSLHTSVIDKGGQAFEVQIRTEEMHQVAEEGVAAHWKYKESSLGAHEDDNSLDELRATVEKLLLPLVESSDQTGDSEDFIESLKLDLFPKDVYAFTPMGKVIQLPRGSTPIDFAYAIHSVVGDTCTGAKINGRIVPLRHEIQNGDVIEILTTQNSKPSRDWLNHVITSKARNRIRHWISLQQREESVEMGRKLLEREAEKFRVTPKKLLNNDPEMKRIANEYGLGRGDDLLASIGYGKTLPRNVLAKYLGDKFDELDPEKKKETRIGTGMKAVRKFIGLGEDAIVVRGVDNLLTTRARCCNPLRGEDIIGYISLGKGIVVHNKRCKNVNQLMVNRDRIVEVEWAKSDEKQVQSVQLLATTENRTGMLAGITNAIADIKTGIRDARANVSKDDIGLIEVTVEVFDKKHLDKVVGAIEHVPGVIAVERVNA comes from the coding sequence ATGATCAGGATCGAGGATGTAATTGAGAAAGTGAATGCCAATCGGCCGAATGCCGATGTGGATCTCATTCGCCGAGCATACCTCTTTTCCGCCCTTCATCATCGGGGGCAAACGCGTGCATCCGGCGAACCTTATCTCGTTCATCCTATCGAGGTTGCCGAGATCCTCGCAGATATGCGGCTGGATGAGGTTAGTGTTTCGACCGGCCTTTTGCACGACGTCGTCGAGGATACACTCGTCGATCTCGACACGATCCGCTCGTACTTTGGCGACGAGATCACACTGCTTGTCGACGGCCTGACTAAGATCGCTCACATCAGTAATCTTTCAAAAGAAAAACAGCAGGCGGAGAATGTCCGCAAGATGGTCCTCGCAATGATCACCGACGTACGCGTCGTGTTGATCAAACTTGCGGATCGTTTGCACAACATGCGGACGATGCAATTTCTCAAACCCGAGAAACGAGCACGTATCTCGCAGGAAACCCTCGACATTTACGCACCGATCGCGCATCGGCTCGGTATGGGTAAAATGCGAAGCGAACTCGAGGACCTGTCGTTTCAGAATCTATATCCCGACGATTATAAGCGGCTCGCAAAAGAGGTCGATGCCCGGCGGCCGGAATTGGAGGCGGCTCTCGATAAGATCAAGGAAAGGATAGCGATCCAACTTACTGAGCACGAGGTTCCATATGTAGCCATAGAGGGTCGTGTTAAGCGTCTTTATTCCCTCTGGAAAAAGCTCAAGAAGCAAAAGATCATGATCGAGCAGGTCTACGATCTGATCGCTGCCCGCATCATCACTCCGAATGACCGGAAATACTGTTATCTGACGCTTAGCGTCATACACGACATCTGGACGCCTGTTCCCGAGCGATTCAAGGACTGGATAGCAATACCACGCGATAACCTCTATCAGTCGCTCCATACGTCCGTGATCGATAAGGGTGGCCAGGCCTTTGAGGTGCAGATCCGTACCGAAGAGATGCATCAGGTCGCCGAGGAAGGTGTTGCGGCACACTGGAAGTACAAGGAAAGCTCGCTTGGGGCCCACGAAGACGATAATAGTCTTGACGAATTGCGTGCAACGGTCGAAAAGCTGCTCTTGCCGCTCGTCGAGTCTAGCGACCAGACCGGCGACAGTGAGGATTTCATTGAATCTCTGAAGTTAGACCTGTTTCCAAAGGACGTCTATGCGTTTACGCCGATGGGTAAGGTGATCCAGTTGCCGCGCGGATCGACACCGATCGATTTTGCTTACGCCATACACTCCGTCGTGGGTGATACCTGTACCGGTGCAAAGATAAACGGCCGAATCGTGCCACTCCGTCACGAGATCCAGAATGGCGACGTGATCGAGATCCTTACCACGCAAAATTCAAAGCCGTCGCGTGACTGGCTCAACCATGTCATCACGTCCAAGGCCCGAAACCGTATCCGCCATTGGATATCGCTCCAGCAGCGTGAGGAATCGGTCGAAATGGGCCGGAAACTCCTCGAACGAGAGGCTGAAAAATTTCGCGTCACGCCTAAAAAACTACTTAATAACGATCCGGAAATGAAGCGGATAGCCAATGAATACGGCCTCGGCCGAGGCGATGATCTGCTTGCTTCGATCGGTTATGGCAAGACTTTGCCGCGAAATGTTCTCGCGAAATATCTTGGCGATAAATTTGACGAACTTGATCCCGAAAAGAAAAAGGAAACCCGAATTGGGACCGGAATGAAGGCCGTTCGCAAATTCATCGGATTAGGCGAAGATGCAATTGTCGTCCGCGGTGTCGACAATTTGCTGACGACGCGGGCCCGTTGCTGCAATCCGCTAAGGGGCGAAGATATCATCGGATACATTTCGCTGGGAAAGGGAATCGTAGTTCACAACAAACGCTGCAAGAATGTCAATCAGCTAATGGTTAACCGCGACCGTATCGTGGAGGTCGAGTGGGCCAAGAGCGACGAGAAACAGGTCCAATCTGTGCAGTTGCTGGCTACTACCGAGAACCGAACCGGTATGCTCGCCGGCATCACAAATGCGATTGCCGACATCAAAACAGGTATTCGAGATGCCCGTGCAAATGTCTCAAAGGACGATATAGGTTTGATCGAGGTGACGGTCGAAGTTTTCGACAAGAAACACCTCGACAAGGTCGTCGGAGCGATCGAACACGTCCCGGGCGTGATCGCGGTAGAACGTGTAAATGCATAG
- a CDS encoding RidA family protein, translating into MKEIISTEKAPGAIGPYSQAIKAGGMVFCSGQIPIDPATGNFVSEIVAEQTEQVLKNLNEVLAAAGASLNDVVKTTVFLADMNDFAEMNEVYGRFFSENKPARATVQAARLPRDAKVEIECVAVV; encoded by the coding sequence ATGAAAGAGATCATTTCGACAGAAAAAGCCCCCGGAGCGATCGGCCCTTATTCGCAGGCAATCAAGGCAGGAGGCATGGTCTTTTGCTCGGGCCAGATACCTATCGATCCGGCTACAGGAAATTTTGTATCGGAAATTGTGGCTGAGCAGACCGAGCAGGTTTTGAAGAATCTGAACGAAGTGCTCGCCGCTGCTGGAGCGAGCTTGAACGATGTGGTCAAGACGACGGTCTTTCTCGCCGATATGAATGATTTTGCAGAGATGAACGAAGTTTACGGCAGGTTTTTCAGTGAGAATAAGCCTGCGAGGGCAACGGTTCAAGCAGCTCGTCTGCCGCGAGATGCCAAGGTTGAGATCGAGTGCGTGGCTGTTGTTTAG
- a CDS encoding 50S ribosomal protein L28: MAKRCDVCGKGPQFGNNVSHANNKTRRRFNPNLQSVRVSLPAGGNGRAKVCTRCIKSGKIVKAA, encoded by the coding sequence ATGGCAAAACGCTGCGACGTATGTGGGAAAGGCCCACAATTTGGAAATAACGTATCACACGCTAATAACAAGACCCGACGACGCTTTAATCCGAATCTTCAATCGGTTCGCGTCTCGCTTCCGGCCGGCGGAAACGGACGTGCTAAGGTTTGTACCCGATGTATCAAATCTGGGAAGATCGTTAAGGCTGCGTAA
- a CDS encoding SurA N-terminal domain-containing protein — MQNNTKRILTVAVISVFTAMFAACGAGGPGTGASNETAANVNGKVIKMEEVDRAVKQQAQGQEAKMSPLELAGARLQVLQSLIEQEVMFQKAEKENLVPTEEEITAEVNKQKQDSRVSAEEFDKQMKDAGFSEAALRDTTKRGLAIKKLVDKITARIEAPKDKEITDLYSANPESFVKKRGVKLAAIVIDPTNNGQGDVTTNDAEANVRIKELLTKLSQPASDFAALAREYSEDPSKLQGGDLGYLSEDELKQNFGAQNAAGFMNPQFSVGGVTNVIPLNGKGYIFKLQERIEKEEALTLESPGVRQQIIDLLTNNRKQLLAASYQALALNEAKIENLLAKKVVENPNELSGARPAGSAAATPAAPAAATPAAPAAATPVKPAAATPAKTEAKPEAKKQATK, encoded by the coding sequence GTGCAAAATAACACAAAACGAATTTTGACCGTCGCCGTAATATCGGTTTTTACAGCGATGTTTGCCGCTTGCGGTGCCGGAGGCCCGGGTACGGGTGCCTCGAATGAAACAGCCGCGAACGTAAATGGTAAGGTCATCAAGATGGAAGAGGTCGACCGAGCGGTCAAACAACAGGCTCAGGGACAGGAAGCAAAAATGTCACCGCTTGAACTTGCCGGTGCCCGCCTCCAGGTTCTACAGTCGCTCATTGAACAGGAAGTGATGTTCCAAAAGGCGGAGAAGGAGAATCTTGTGCCGACGGAAGAAGAGATCACTGCTGAGGTGAACAAGCAAAAGCAGGACAGCCGTGTTTCCGCCGAAGAATTTGATAAGCAGATGAAAGACGCAGGCTTTAGCGAGGCTGCACTTCGCGACACAACGAAACGAGGCCTCGCAATCAAAAAGCTCGTTGACAAGATCACGGCCCGCATCGAAGCACCGAAAGACAAGGAGATCACCGATCTCTACTCGGCAAATCCTGAATCGTTCGTGAAGAAGCGCGGCGTAAAGCTTGCTGCTATTGTTATTGATCCGACGAACAACGGTCAGGGCGATGTTACGACAAATGACGCCGAAGCGAACGTCCGCATCAAGGAACTTCTTACCAAACTCTCGCAGCCGGCCAGCGATTTTGCTGCTTTGGCTCGTGAGTATAGCGAAGACCCGAGCAAATTGCAGGGCGGCGATCTTGGATATCTTAGCGAAGACGAATTGAAGCAGAATTTTGGTGCACAGAATGCTGCGGGATTCATGAATCCACAGTTTAGCGTTGGAGGCGTTACGAATGTGATACCTCTCAACGGAAAGGGCTATATTTTCAAGCTGCAGGAACGGATCGAAAAGGAAGAAGCGTTGACTCTCGAGAGCCCGGGCGTTCGTCAGCAGATCATCGATCTATTGACAAACAACCGTAAGCAGCTGCTTGCCGCATCGTATCAAGCGCTTGCCCTGAACGAAGCGAAAATCGAAAATTTGCTTGCTAAGAAAGTGGTCGAGAACCCGAATGAGCTCAGCGGAGCACGTCCTGCCGGTTCAGCTGCGGCGACCCCGGCGGCTCCTGCCGCTGCGACACCTGCGGCACCGGCCGCGGCTACACCGGTCAAACCGGCGGCGGCGACACCTGCGAAGACCGAAGCTAAACCGGAAGCCAAGAAACAGGCGACCAAATAG
- a CDS encoding ABC-F family ATP-binding cassette domain-containing protein: MLFRLSDVWKSYGGTEILKGVSFQVNPNEKVGLVGRNGAGKTTVFRIITQQEAPDDGDVIKMNGLKLGLLDQHVDFGEAETVHTAALSAFKEIHDMEAEMRRLEKEMETDHSEAILDRYADLQTAFEHADGFSYAAKAESVLLGMGFAPESWGDDVRTLSGGQKNRLGMVRLLLSGSDVLLLDEPTNHLDVDAVEWLEEFLKTYDKSYVVISHDRYFLDRTTNRVIEIDRGQAVTYKGNYSKYLEERELRREQQIREYENQQQLINKTQEFIRRNLEGQKTKQAKSRRTLLAKMERIEAVTSERSGGNFGLRQVQRTGNNVLTAEDLAIGYGDKVLARDIKFSLHRGDALGIIGGNGTGKTTLVKTILGNIRELDGKIHWGTKVNIGYYSQNLEGLEPRNEVIQELRRVAPTADNGTLRGFLAKFLFMGEDVFKPVSALSGGEKGRLALAKLIYSQKNVLVLDEPTNHLDIPSRESLENALEEYDGTIITVSHDRFFLDKIASQMLSFEPDGTVLSFDGNYTEFHDWKLSEPPAAAGGLLHRSVANLEPQAKITVASSGIEQANANDKPASTLSKNQINQLEKRIKKIESDLPELEDEAAKLAAEMADPKVASDYARLAEVTQKLTETEAKIKDLYSEWESAAEQLS; encoded by the coding sequence ATGCTATTTAGACTTTCAGATGTGTGGAAATCGTACGGCGGGACCGAGATACTAAAAGGTGTCTCGTTTCAGGTCAACCCGAACGAAAAGGTCGGTCTCGTCGGCCGCAATGGCGCCGGGAAGACCACGGTATTTCGCATAATCACGCAGCAAGAGGCTCCTGATGATGGTGACGTGATCAAAATGAACGGCCTCAAATTGGGCCTCCTTGATCAGCACGTCGATTTTGGCGAGGCTGAGACAGTTCACACTGCAGCACTTTCAGCGTTCAAAGAGATACACGACATGGAGGCCGAAATGCGGCGGCTCGAAAAAGAGATGGAAACGGATCACTCCGAAGCTATTCTCGACCGATATGCCGATCTCCAAACCGCATTTGAGCACGCCGACGGATTTTCGTATGCTGCGAAGGCCGAATCTGTTCTGCTCGGAATGGGCTTCGCGCCCGAATCGTGGGGCGACGATGTGCGAACGCTTTCCGGCGGACAAAAGAACCGGCTTGGCATGGTGCGTTTGCTGCTTTCCGGTTCGGACGTTCTGCTGCTCGATGAGCCGACGAATCATTTGGACGTCGATGCTGTCGAATGGCTCGAAGAGTTTCTAAAAACATACGATAAAAGCTATGTCGTAATTAGCCACGACCGCTATTTCCTTGATCGCACGACCAACCGTGTGATCGAGATCGATCGCGGTCAGGCGGTAACGTACAAAGGTAATTATTCAAAATATCTCGAAGAACGCGAACTTCGTAGAGAGCAGCAGATCCGCGAATACGAAAATCAGCAGCAGCTGATCAACAAAACGCAGGAATTCATCCGCCGCAATCTCGAAGGCCAAAAGACCAAACAGGCAAAATCACGCCGTACGCTCCTTGCCAAAATGGAACGTATCGAAGCAGTTACAAGCGAAAGATCGGGCGGCAATTTTGGCCTCAGGCAGGTGCAGCGAACCGGCAACAACGTGCTGACCGCCGAAGATCTGGCGATCGGTTATGGCGACAAGGTTCTCGCCCGAGATATCAAATTCTCACTTCATCGAGGCGACGCGCTCGGCATTATTGGCGGCAATGGTACTGGAAAGACGACGCTCGTGAAAACGATCCTCGGCAACATTCGTGAACTCGACGGCAAGATACACTGGGGCACAAAGGTAAACATCGGCTATTACTCGCAGAATCTTGAGGGCCTCGAACCGCGAAATGAGGTGATCCAGGAGCTCCGACGCGTAGCCCCAACTGCCGATAACGGCACACTCCGCGGTTTTCTCGCCAAATTCCTTTTCATGGGCGAAGATGTTTTCAAGCCCGTTTCAGCCCTTTCGGGAGGCGAAAAGGGTAGGCTCGCCCTTGCTAAGCTGATCTATTCGCAAAAGAACGTGCTGGTGCTCGATGAGCCTACCAACCATCTCGATATCCCATCACGCGAGTCGCTCGAAAATGCGCTCGAGGAATACGACGGAACGATCATCACGGTCAGCCACGACCGCTTTTTCCTCGACAAGATAGCGAGCCAAATGCTGTCATTCGAACCCGACGGCACGGTACTTAGTTTTGACGGCAACTACACCGAATTTCACGACTGGAAATTGTCAGAACCACCTGCAGCAGCGGGTGGTCTTCTACACAGATCCGTGGCCAACTTAGAGCCGCAGGCAAAAATAACGGTGGCATCGTCCGGCATCGAGCAAGCAAATGCCAACGATAAACCGGCATCGACTCTGTCAAAGAATCAGATCAACCAGCTCGAAAAACGTATCAAAAAGATCGAATCCGATCTCCCTGAACTCGAAGACGAGGCCGCAAAACTAGCTGCAGAAATGGCCGATCCAAAGGTCGCATCGGATTATGCCCGTCTCGCCGAAGTCACACAAAAGCTCACCGAAACAGAAGCAAAGATCAAGGATCTCTACTCCGAATGGGAATCTGCCGCTGAACAGTTGTCGTAA
- a CDS encoding DUF3703 domain-containing protein has product MDRIEKYVDAEILEADRKIAIGDLSSAFRHLERAHVLGQASTYHHTRVHWRMFRLALMMHSALEIWGQFIRIIGAATKTPLGIYPTGNTGGANVWFFKPMPVPDDLQEILNQAKIK; this is encoded by the coding sequence ATGGATCGAATTGAAAAATATGTCGACGCCGAGATCCTCGAAGCCGACCGTAAGATCGCGATCGGCGATCTCTCTTCCGCGTTTCGTCACCTGGAACGTGCCCACGTGCTTGGCCAAGCAAGCACATATCATCACACGCGTGTTCACTGGCGGATGTTTAGGCTTGCGTTAATGATGCATTCTGCACTCGAGATCTGGGGGCAATTCATACGGATCATCGGTGCTGCGACCAAGACACCGCTGGGAATTTACCCGACAGGCAACACGGGCGGAGCTAACGTTTGGTTCTTCAAACCGATGCCCGTACCTGACGACTTGCAGGAGATCCTCAATCAAGCGAAAATAAAATGA
- a CDS encoding TonB-dependent receptor, which translates to MRRAIIFLVVVLTANTVLAQSATTVTIIVKNRDTKANIAEATVRLKGTEVSAVTDINGRAELRIAADGDQTIEIFSPGFETLELKLTYPLTDPSERVAFLEINNEVGEVTITSTRTGREIESEPSRVEAIDEEEIDEKINMRPANVSMVLHESTGIQVQQTSATSNTQSVRIQGLYGRYTQILKDGFPAFGGFSGSLSILEIPPLDLKQVEVVKGPAATLFGGDAIAGVVNFVTKDPTDEPVTTLILNQTSAYGTDFSVFNSRKYSRFGYTLHGSTNYQRPYDVDDDDFTELPQTTAFGFRPKLLFYIDQKTTLTVGNSMSYQNRKGGDTFVLNGNATAFHQYFEQNRSFRNITSFNLNREFATGGRLFAKQSLAFFDRELTTQSYVFKGSQFNSFTDISYAQAFGRHAVVFGGSVVYDQFREKTTNGIDPRDETRSTVGVFVQDTVDLTDRFSLEAGFRLDYSKDHGVFALPRVSLLYRFSEHLTTRVGFGLGYKTPTMFTEDAETLLFRNVSPVDELLKAERSKGGTFDVNYKDSIGENFTYSLNQMFFYTEITDPIILRPDTNNIFRFSNAPSLVISKGFETNARVGYSITKLFFGYTFTDAKAGFLTGDHTLTLLPRHRVNSSLVFEKHESFKAGVEFYYGSRQTLDDRSLTRSTAELGLFGEKSFGKFSLFINAENLTDVRQGRYGRVVLGTHQNPTFAELYTHTEGRIFNGGIKIRL; encoded by the coding sequence ATGAGAAGAGCAATTATATTTCTCGTCGTCGTTCTGACAGCCAACACCGTGTTGGCGCAAAGCGCAACTACGGTCACGATCATTGTAAAGAACAGAGATACAAAGGCGAATATCGCCGAAGCGACAGTTCGCCTAAAGGGCACCGAGGTGTCTGCGGTCACTGATATAAACGGTAGGGCGGAGCTTAGGATCGCAGCTGATGGTGACCAAACTATCGAGATATTCTCACCCGGATTCGAAACGTTGGAACTCAAACTTACTTACCCGCTGACCGATCCGTCCGAACGAGTCGCATTCCTTGAGATCAACAATGAAGTTGGCGAGGTGACGATAACCTCGACTCGAACCGGCCGCGAGATCGAATCGGAACCTTCACGTGTCGAGGCGATCGACGAAGAAGAGATAGATGAAAAGATCAATATGCGGCCCGCGAATGTCTCGATGGTCTTACATGAGAGCACTGGCATTCAGGTGCAGCAGACATCGGCAACATCGAATACACAAAGTGTTCGGATCCAGGGCCTTTATGGCCGTTATACTCAGATCTTAAAGGACGGTTTTCCGGCATTTGGCGGCTTTTCCGGCAGTCTTAGCATTCTTGAAATACCACCTCTCGATCTTAAACAGGTCGAGGTTGTAAAGGGTCCTGCCGCGACTCTGTTCGGCGGTGACGCGATCGCCGGAGTCGTCAATTTTGTCACGAAAGACCCCACGGACGAGCCTGTGACTACGCTGATCCTGAATCAAACGTCGGCATACGGCACTGACTTTTCGGTTTTCAATTCACGCAAATACTCGCGGTTCGGCTATACGCTCCACGGCTCTACAAATTATCAACGACCGTATGACGTTGATGACGACGATTTTACGGAGTTGCCGCAAACTACGGCTTTCGGTTTCCGCCCAAAGTTGCTCTTCTATATCGATCAGAAAACTACTTTAACGGTTGGCAACTCGATGTCCTATCAAAACCGCAAGGGGGGGGACACTTTTGTGCTAAATGGCAACGCTACGGCGTTTCATCAGTATTTCGAACAAAATCGATCCTTTCGAAACATCACGTCGTTCAATCTCAACCGCGAATTCGCAACCGGCGGACGATTGTTTGCAAAACAAAGTCTTGCGTTCTTCGATCGCGAACTGACGACGCAAAGTTACGTATTCAAGGGAAGCCAGTTCAATTCATTTACTGATATATCTTATGCACAGGCATTTGGTAGGCATGCAGTCGTTTTTGGCGGAAGTGTTGTCTACGATCAGTTTCGGGAAAAGACGACGAACGGTATCGATCCTCGCGATGAAACTCGATCGACTGTCGGAGTATTTGTTCAAGACACAGTCGACCTAACCGACAGATTTTCGCTCGAAGCCGGGTTTCGACTCGACTATTCCAAGGATCATGGCGTTTTCGCTTTACCCCGAGTCTCACTACTCTATCGGTTCAGCGAACATTTGACCACTCGCGTCGGATTCGGCCTAGGATACAAGACGCCAACAATGTTCACTGAAGACGCCGAGACACTTTTGTTCAGAAATGTGTCACCTGTTGACGAACTTCTAAAAGCAGAACGAAGCAAAGGCGGGACGTTTGATGTTAATTACAAGGATAGTATCGGCGAGAACTTTACCTATTCCCTCAACCAGATGTTCTTTTACACAGAAATAACCGATCCGATCATCCTGAGGCCCGATACCAATAACATCTTTCGGTTTAGCAACGCCCCGTCACTTGTGATCAGCAAAGGTTTTGAGACGAACGCACGGGTCGGCTACTCGATCACGAAGCTCTTCTTCGGCTATACTTTCACCGACGCGAAGGCCGGATTCCTCACTGGTGACCACACACTGACTTTGTTGCCGAGACATAGGGTCAACTCATCGCTCGTTTTCGAAAAACACGAGAGCTTTAAGGCCGGAGTTGAGTTTTACTATGGAAGCCGGCAGACACTCGATGACCGTTCGCTGACGCGATCAACTGCTGAGTTAGGATTGTTTGGCGAGAAGAGCTTCGGCAAGTTCAGTCTGTTTATCAATGCCGAGAACCTGACCGATGTCCGTCAGGGACGTTATGGTC